The Desulfovibrio porci genome includes a region encoding these proteins:
- a CDS encoding Rne/Rng family ribonuclease, translated as MTTDQDFSVAASPATDGASQDASVSSVSASTAPAVSGEAPAEAPAPKRRTSSRSAKKPAAQTARTPRAQSAKAAAPDADAATESPTDAPARKPRGGRRTAAKSPEGVEESPAKAQRAPSRSTGKSRTATAKSGTKAAAPAVSGPDDAEAAPSSAAAAPGRARSTTRGPRAKKTAAPADSATQTDVAPALTAEEALPASTTDAPAAKAPQKNSRTGNAPAGLTAAAESAERAEPEENRPMEAGEATAGSEDEDSADTPRRKSRRGRRGGRGRNRKNRATATDDMSADEDATDETGATVHTLQEDYDSGDADAVSPDDAAETAPEIPAPKGRGKKGKSAPAAENESGKKSTVRAAAAKAKADAATGKRRMFISVLPGEQVEVAVAEEGSLLEYYLDMLHQRKIKGNIYKGVIHNIDTNLQAAFVSYGAGKNGFLQIDEIHPEYWQAHHEPAKGKKFPPIQKVLKAGQEVLVQVVKEPTGNKGAFLTTWLSLAGRFLVLTPGQEQIGVSRKVENDEERARLREMMNGIDPGQGLGVIVRTVSAGTTKTTLKNDLQYLKRLWRDIRKKATEVSAPALIHQEPGLSERAVRDYLTDDVCEIWVDNEDVAQGIRDTVSLLFPRKKDLVRLHGDIRQSMWERFNLRRQLDQIYSREVILPSGGRLVFDQTEALMAIDINSGKISGKGNFEAMAYKTNMEAAETIARQLRLRDIGGQVVIDFIEMRDKKHVLDVEKTLRQAMKNDRARHDVARMSSFGLLELVRQRTGSSALAITMEPCPACGGTGQRRNLEWQALQGLRELRRMLRATNGEKCVFETSRELGLYLLNHKRDTLREMEQDFGKCLEIAIRT; from the coding sequence ATGACCACTGACCAGGATTTCTCCGTGGCCGCGTCCCCCGCCACGGATGGCGCAAGCCAGGACGCCTCTGTTTCTTCCGTTTCCGCCTCCACAGCCCCCGCCGTTTCCGGCGAAGCCCCGGCGGAAGCTCCCGCCCCCAAACGCCGCACATCTTCCCGCAGCGCCAAAAAGCCCGCCGCTCAAACGGCCCGCACGCCCCGCGCCCAAAGTGCCAAGGCGGCCGCGCCGGATGCCGACGCCGCCACGGAAAGCCCCACGGACGCTCCCGCGCGCAAGCCGCGCGGCGGCAGGCGTACGGCGGCCAAAAGCCCGGAAGGCGTTGAGGAAAGCCCGGCCAAGGCCCAACGCGCGCCGAGCCGGAGCACGGGCAAAAGCCGCACCGCCACAGCCAAATCCGGAACAAAAGCCGCGGCCCCGGCGGTATCCGGGCCGGATGACGCTGAGGCGGCACCGTCAAGCGCGGCCGCCGCTCCCGGACGCGCCCGCAGCACCACGCGAGGTCCGCGTGCAAAAAAAACCGCAGCGCCTGCGGATAGCGCGACGCAAACCGATGTCGCCCCGGCTTTGACGGCGGAGGAGGCGTTGCCCGCGTCCACGACGGACGCTCCTGCCGCCAAAGCCCCCCAAAAAAATTCCCGGACCGGGAACGCCCCGGCGGGATTGACAGCAGCGGCGGAATCGGCTGAACGGGCGGAGCCGGAAGAAAACCGGCCCATGGAAGCCGGGGAGGCCACAGCCGGAAGCGAGGACGAGGACAGCGCCGACACGCCTCGCCGCAAAAGCCGTCGCGGACGGCGCGGCGGACGCGGCCGGAACCGCAAAAACCGCGCAACCGCCACGGATGACATGAGCGCGGATGAAGACGCGACGGACGAAACCGGCGCGACGGTCCATACGCTCCAGGAAGATTACGACAGCGGCGACGCCGACGCCGTCTCCCCGGACGATGCCGCCGAAACCGCCCCCGAGATTCCCGCCCCCAAGGGCAGGGGGAAAAAAGGCAAGAGCGCCCCGGCCGCCGAGAACGAAAGCGGCAAAAAATCCACCGTGCGCGCCGCGGCGGCCAAGGCCAAAGCCGACGCGGCCACGGGCAAGCGGCGCATGTTCATCAGCGTGCTGCCCGGCGAACAGGTGGAAGTGGCCGTGGCCGAAGAAGGCAGCCTGCTGGAATATTATCTGGACATGCTCCACCAGCGCAAAATCAAGGGCAATATTTACAAGGGCGTCATCCACAATATCGACACCAATCTTCAGGCCGCTTTTGTGAGCTACGGCGCGGGCAAGAACGGCTTTTTGCAGATCGACGAAATCCACCCCGAATACTGGCAGGCCCACCACGAACCGGCCAAGGGCAAGAAGTTTCCGCCCATCCAGAAGGTGCTCAAAGCGGGCCAGGAAGTACTGGTGCAGGTGGTCAAGGAACCCACCGGAAACAAGGGCGCGTTTCTGACCACATGGCTGTCGCTGGCCGGGCGTTTTCTTGTGCTCACGCCGGGGCAGGAGCAGATCGGCGTTTCCCGCAAGGTGGAAAACGACGAAGAGCGCGCCCGCCTGCGTGAAATGATGAACGGCATTGATCCCGGCCAGGGCCTGGGCGTCATCGTGCGCACGGTGAGCGCGGGCACCACCAAAACCACGCTGAAAAACGATCTTCAGTATCTGAAACGCCTTTGGCGCGACATCCGCAAAAAAGCCACCGAGGTTTCGGCTCCGGCCCTGATCCATCAGGAACCCGGCCTCTCCGAACGCGCGGTGCGCGACTACCTCACCGACGACGTCTGCGAAATCTGGGTGGACAATGAAGACGTGGCGCAGGGCATCCGCGACACGGTCAGCCTGCTCTTCCCGCGCAAAAAGGATCTGGTGCGCCTGCACGGCGATATCCGCCAGTCCATGTGGGAGCGCTTCAACCTGCGCCGCCAGCTGGATCAGATCTATTCCCGCGAAGTGATTCTGCCCTCGGGCGGCCGTCTGGTCTTTGACCAGACCGAGGCCCTGATGGCTATCGACATCAACTCGGGCAAGATTTCCGGCAAGGGCAATTTCGAGGCCATGGCCTACAAAACCAATATGGAGGCCGCCGAAACCATCGCCCGCCAGCTCCGGCTGCGCGACATAGGCGGGCAGGTGGTCATTGACTTCATTGAAATGCGCGACAAGAAGCATGTCCTGGATGTGGAGAAAACCCTGCGCCAGGCCATGAAAAACGACCGCGCCCGCCACGACGTGGCCCGCATGAGCTCCTTCGGCCTGCTGGAACTGGTGCGCCAGCGCACGGGCTCCTCGGCTCTGGCCATCACCATGGAGCCCTGCCCGGCCTGCGGCGGCACAGGCCAGCGCCGCAACCTGGAATGGCAGGCCCTGCAGGGCCTGCGCGAGCTGCGCCGCATGTTGCGCGCGACCAACGGCGAAAAGTGCGTTTTTGAAACCTCGCGGGAACTGGGCCTCTATCTGCTCAACCACAAGCGCGACACCTTGCGCGAGATGGAGCAGGATTTCGGAAAATGCCTGGAAATAGCAATTCGCACCTAG
- a CDS encoding GntR family transcriptional regulator → MNKTDRQLPPMESLERESVRSLYEQAADRLRAHLMGMSPGERIPTEAELTRFFQVGRSTIRKALQRLVEEGLLVRSPGKGTFIARAVPCIIHSIDRVSAFMDTFRRNSEDVQTRMIDFGWLGGDASLPEKLRGWPRPILRFDRLYVSRGLPHAVARVCLPFTIGRHISSADVESTPVYRMLREKFGQEPAGSEFLVSCEQAPKNISDLLELSPSTSLLVLERITRDATGNPLEFTTHFLRPDIYRLSVNLREGEV, encoded by the coding sequence ATGAATAAAACGGACCGCCAGCTCCCGCCCATGGAAAGCCTGGAACGCGAAAGCGTCCGCTCCCTGTATGAACAGGCGGCGGACCGATTGCGCGCCCATCTCATGGGTATGAGCCCGGGCGAACGCATCCCCACGGAGGCCGAACTGACCCGTTTTTTCCAGGTGGGGCGTTCCACCATCCGTAAGGCCCTGCAACGCCTGGTGGAAGAGGGCCTGCTGGTGCGCAGTCCCGGCAAGGGAACCTTTATCGCGCGGGCCGTGCCGTGCATCATCCACTCCATTGACCGCGTTTCGGCCTTTATGGACACTTTTCGGCGCAACAGCGAGGACGTGCAAACGCGGATGATCGACTTCGGCTGGCTGGGAGGGGATGCGTCGCTGCCGGAGAAGTTGCGTGGCTGGCCCCGACCCATCCTGCGCTTCGACCGCCTCTATGTGTCGCGCGGCCTTCCGCATGCCGTTGCGCGAGTCTGTTTGCCGTTTACCATCGGCAGGCATATCAGCTCGGCGGATGTGGAGTCCACCCCGGTGTACAGAATGCTGCGGGAAAAATTCGGGCAGGAGCCGGCGGGGTCGGAATTCCTGGTCAGTTGCGAACAAGCGCCCAAAAATATCAGCGACCTCTTGGAGCTGTCCCCCAGCACGTCTCTGCTGGTGCTGGAGCGCATCACCAGGGACGCAACGGGCAATCCACTGGAATTCACGACGCATTTTCTGCGTCCGGACATTTACCGGCTCAGCGTGAACCTGAGGGAAGGGGAGGTATAG
- a CDS encoding FUSC family protein, giving the protein MHFASRIKKTAATAGSGLLFVVALTTPVLLGVALQAFSLVSTAAFGAMFALLIAPRHGALARVTGISIGGLLVVLAAALGVALRGRHDLVLILLFLLSWLAALPRPDQAYLSLMVKYVASSVLLTSFGFSPSPPMALAFLGGIALGVCLSLVAMIFEEEDAATPLEEFTAFLHGATNGRLFGVAVPVTVLLSTLAARHFAFSDPAWVGLTVLYVMHSDGATELFRIWARTLGTLAGVLVAAVILYNVTDPLHIAVGIALAAFAMPFAKGHYILFSFVITCAVLLLIDISMLRMGGDIPLLRWRLIDTVIACAWVLASNLTLRLIRRLRHRGESPARPAA; this is encoded by the coding sequence ATGCATTTCGCGTCCCGGATCAAAAAAACTGCCGCCACAGCGGGCAGCGGCCTGCTGTTCGTCGTGGCCCTGACCACGCCCGTACTGTTGGGCGTGGCCCTGCAAGCGTTTTCCCTGGTTTCCACCGCCGCCTTCGGCGCCATGTTCGCCCTGCTCATCGCCCCCCGGCACGGCGCTCTGGCCCGCGTGACGGGCATCAGCATCGGCGGACTGCTGGTGGTGCTGGCCGCCGCTCTGGGCGTCGCCCTGCGGGGACGGCATGACCTTGTGCTGATTCTGCTTTTTCTGCTCAGCTGGCTGGCGGCCCTGCCCAGGCCGGATCAGGCCTACCTGAGCCTGATGGTCAAATATGTGGCCTCCTCCGTGCTGCTGACCTCGTTCGGCTTTTCCCCCTCTCCGCCCATGGCCCTGGCCTTTCTCGGCGGCATCGCGCTGGGTGTCTGCCTGAGCCTGGTGGCCATGATCTTTGAGGAGGAGGACGCCGCCACGCCGCTGGAGGAGTTCACGGCCTTTCTGCACGGGGCCACCAACGGCCGCCTGTTCGGCGTGGCCGTGCCGGTGACCGTGCTGCTCTCCACCCTGGCGGCGCGGCATTTCGCCTTCAGCGACCCGGCCTGGGTGGGCCTGACCGTGCTGTACGTGATGCACAGCGACGGCGCCACGGAACTGTTCCGGATATGGGCCCGGACCTTGGGCACCCTGGCGGGCGTGCTGGTCGCCGCCGTGATCCTGTACAATGTGACCGACCCCCTGCACATCGCCGTGGGCATCGCCCTGGCGGCCTTCGCCATGCCTTTCGCCAAGGGGCATTACATATTGTTCAGTTTTGTCATCACCTGCGCGGTGCTGCTGCTCATCGACATTTCCATGCTTCGCATGGGCGGGGACATCCCCCTGCTGCGCTGGCGGCTCATTGATACGGTCATCGCCTGCGCCTGGGTGCTGGCCTCCAATCTCACGCTGCGCCTGATCCGCAGGCTGCGGCACAGGGGAGAAAGCCCGGCCCGACCGGCGGCCTGA
- a CDS encoding LexA family protein, giving the protein MDMPSFSSALELLGASAPARPGGREGLPLYLSPVEAGFPSPAEDYLDRRLDLHEYLVRNEAATFFLRAHGDSMLGAGIHDGDLLIVDRSVEAGHKRVVIAALDGELTVKRLLRRGSRVLLAPENPRFSPIDITEHEYVHIWGVVTHVVHKL; this is encoded by the coding sequence ATGGATATGCCGTCCTTTTCCTCCGCCCTTGAGCTGCTGGGCGCGTCGGCCCCGGCGCGTCCCGGCGGACGCGAGGGCCTGCCGCTCTATCTTTCGCCCGTGGAAGCGGGTTTTCCCTCCCCGGCGGAGGACTATCTGGACCGCAGGCTTGATCTGCACGAATACCTGGTGCGCAATGAGGCGGCCACCTTTTTTCTGCGCGCGCACGGCGATTCCATGCTGGGCGCGGGCATCCACGACGGCGATCTGCTCATTGTGGACCGCTCGGTGGAGGCCGGGCACAAGCGGGTGGTCATTGCCGCCCTGGACGGCGAACTGACCGTCAAACGCCTGCTGCGCCGCGGGAGCCGGGTACTGCTGGCTCCGGAAAATCCGCGCTTTTCGCCCATCGACATCACTGAGCACGAATATGTTCATATCTGGGGCGTGGTGACCCATGTCGTCCACAAATTGTAA
- a CDS encoding SLC13 family permease, producing the protein MTTVQILALIWLALVFAVSLWQRINLGLIMIPAAFALAEFAGVPVKSLYAGFPTKLVLLVLGVAFLWNHVQESGLADIFVSGMVRTARGRAFLLPWVMGFLTAVICAVGALPAAALAITTPVAMEIARRESIRASLMGTVVIQGACVGGFSPFNPWGNLVAMQAVQNGIAFDGGQFFLFQAALAVAVGLTGFFCFGGLKLLRRGGRTGAVPVPSRAEESGTARSGLTPYQWCCLAAVLCFIMLVLRRFDVGLTAFAIGMVLQIIFRTNGKQAIAKLPWGIALMIGGVLLYVGLLEKMGVLHAIGATLAGMENPSLVRYGISLLGTIIANFESSSVAVLGLVIPVAIKSMGSVVQPLLANMQLALLSGSIAVMAASPFHIGGALILAEADDVDGTFRELLLWVICLTLVLPFLAFLL; encoded by the coding sequence ATGACAACAGTGCAGATACTCGCCTTGATCTGGCTGGCTCTGGTATTCGCCGTCAGCTTATGGCAGCGCATCAACCTCGGTCTGATCATGATTCCCGCCGCCTTCGCGCTGGCCGAGTTCGCCGGGGTGCCGGTCAAAAGCCTTTACGCCGGTTTTCCCACCAAACTGGTGCTTCTGGTGCTCGGGGTGGCCTTTTTATGGAATCATGTGCAGGAAAGCGGGCTGGCTGATATCTTTGTGTCGGGAATGGTGCGGACGGCACGCGGCAGGGCTTTTCTGCTGCCTTGGGTCATGGGCTTTCTTACGGCGGTGATCTGCGCCGTGGGAGCTCTGCCCGCCGCCGCGTTGGCCATCACCACTCCGGTGGCCATGGAAATCGCCCGGCGCGAAAGCATCCGGGCCAGCCTGATGGGCACAGTGGTCATTCAGGGGGCGTGTGTCGGAGGATTCTCGCCCTTTAATCCCTGGGGCAATCTGGTGGCCATGCAGGCGGTTCAGAACGGCATTGCTTTTGACGGCGGGCAGTTTTTTCTGTTTCAGGCGGCCCTGGCCGTGGCCGTGGGTCTGACGGGTTTTTTCTGCTTCGGCGGCCTGAAGCTGCTGAGGCGCGGCGGGCGGACCGGGGCGGTTCCGGTTCCCAGCCGGGCGGAAGAGAGCGGAACCGCGCGCTCCGGTCTGACGCCCTATCAATGGTGTTGCCTGGCGGCCGTGCTGTGTTTCATCATGCTGGTGCTGCGGCGTTTTGACGTGGGTCTGACGGCCTTCGCAATAGGCATGGTCCTGCAGATCATCTTCCGCACCAACGGCAAGCAGGCCATCGCCAAACTGCCGTGGGGCATTGCCCTGATGATCGGCGGCGTGCTGCTGTATGTAGGCCTGCTGGAAAAAATGGGCGTGCTGCATGCCATCGGCGCAACGCTGGCGGGTATGGAAAATCCATCCCTGGTCCGCTACGGAATCAGCCTGCTGGGAACCATCATCGCCAATTTTGAATCTTCCTCCGTGGCGGTGCTGGGTCTTGTGATTCCGGTAGCCATCAAGTCCATGGGGAGCGTTGTTCAGCCCTTGCTGGCGAATATGCAGCTGGCCCTGCTTTCCGGCAGCATCGCGGTCATGGCGGCCAGCCCTTTTCACATCGGCGGCGCCCTGATTCTGGCTGAAGCCGACGATGTGGACGGCACGTTCAGGGAATTGCTGCTCTGGGTGATCTGTCTGACGCTGGTGCTGCCGTTTCTGGCTTTTTTGCTGTAA
- a CDS encoding aconitase X swivel domain-containing protein: MSEIITVVRAMGKTVSGQVVVFREGFSPRYDLDRTSGIISRRGHSAEGQSIKDKILVIPTAKGGVAGGWAFRDLVCKGFAPRAFVFGKLNPVMVQGAVFAGTPITEGWRPDALDLLRTGDIVRVDPARLRIEKLS, encoded by the coding sequence ATGAGCGAAATCATCACTGTCGTCCGCGCTATGGGCAAGACTGTCAGCGGACAGGTTGTCGTGTTCAGGGAAGGCTTCAGCCCGCGTTACGATCTGGACCGCACCAGCGGCATCATCTCCCGGCGGGGCCACAGCGCGGAGGGGCAATCCATCAAGGACAAAATTCTGGTCATCCCCACGGCCAAGGGCGGGGTGGCCGGCGGCTGGGCCTTCCGCGACCTGGTCTGCAAGGGCTTCGCGCCCAGGGCTTTTGTCTTCGGCAAGCTCAATCCCGTCATGGTTCAGGGGGCTGTGTTCGCGGGCACCCCCATCACCGAGGGCTGGCGGCCGGACGCTCTGGACCTGCTCCGCACGGGCGATATCGTCCGCGTTGATCCGGCGCGGCTGCGCATCGAAAAATTGTCCTGA
- a CDS encoding Y-family DNA polymerase, with protein MSSTNCKKPLWALVDCNNFYASCEKLFRPDLAARPVVVLSNNDGCIVSRSAEAKALGIPMGAPEFKIRPLLRELGVEVFSSNYALYGDISTRILAILERHCPLVEPYSIDEAFLRLDAPLRANLPEFSRALRDIILRWTGISVSIGLAETRTLAKVANYVAKSRAAYGGVFSLARPEAEIDAVLARTPVGEVWGVGRRQVKRLHAEGVCTALDLKRAGDLWLRKRLTVAGWRTALELRGLPCIGEDNTPVPRKALMSSRSFAHKVRKREMLAQALSCFAARAGARLRRESLVAGGMAVHIRTSRHESARFYDQTLQVRFPEPTADSHALIHAALQGLERIYRPGFGYAKAGVMLFDLEDRERLQARLLAAEDPARQRRRERLMDSLDAINRRFGRDAVTFGAQGLGEAPWHMRREHCSPRLTTDWKELPLARC; from the coding sequence ATGTCGTCCACAAATTGTAAGAAACCGCTCTGGGCCCTGGTGGACTGCAACAACTTCTACGCCTCCTGCGAAAAGCTGTTCAGGCCGGATCTGGCCGCGCGCCCGGTGGTGGTGCTGTCCAACAATGACGGCTGCATCGTTTCCCGCTCCGCCGAGGCCAAGGCGCTGGGCATTCCCATGGGCGCGCCGGAATTCAAGATCCGTCCCTTGCTCAGGGAACTGGGCGTGGAGGTTTTTTCCTCCAACTACGCCCTGTACGGCGATATTTCCACGCGCATCCTCGCCATTCTGGAGCGGCACTGCCCGCTGGTGGAGCCCTATTCCATCGACGAGGCCTTTCTGCGCCTGGATGCGCCCCTGCGCGCCAATCTGCCCGAATTCAGCCGCGCCCTGCGCGACATTATTTTGCGCTGGACCGGCATCAGCGTGTCCATCGGCCTGGCGGAAACGCGCACCCTGGCCAAGGTGGCCAATTACGTGGCCAAAAGCAGGGCGGCATACGGCGGGGTCTTTTCCCTGGCCCGGCCCGAGGCGGAAATCGACGCCGTGCTGGCCCGGACGCCTGTGGGGGAAGTCTGGGGCGTGGGCCGCCGACAGGTCAAACGGCTGCACGCCGAGGGCGTCTGTACGGCCCTGGATCTGAAGCGGGCCGGGGATCTCTGGCTGCGCAAGCGGCTTACCGTGGCGGGCTGGCGCACGGCTCTGGAACTGCGCGGTCTGCCCTGCATCGGGGAAGACAACACGCCCGTGCCGCGCAAGGCCCTGATGTCTTCGCGCTCCTTCGCGCACAAAGTCCGGAAACGCGAAATGCTGGCCCAGGCCCTTTCCTGTTTCGCGGCGCGGGCCGGGGCGCGTCTGCGCCGGGAGAGCCTTGTGGCCGGAGGCATGGCTGTGCACATTCGCACCTCCCGCCATGAAAGCGCGCGGTTTTACGACCAGACGCTCCAGGTGCGCTTTCCCGAACCCACGGCGGACAGCCATGCCCTGATCCACGCTGCATTGCAGGGCTTGGAACGCATCTACCGGCCGGGATTCGGCTATGCCAAGGCCGGGGTCATGCTTTTTGATCTGGAGGACAGGGAGCGTCTCCAGGCCCGGCTGCTGGCGGCGGAAGATCCGGCACGGCAGCGGCGGCGGGAACGCCTGATGGACTCCCTGGACGCCATCAACCGGCGTTTCGGCCGGGATGCCGTGACCTTCGGCGCGCAGGGCCTGGGCGAGGCCCCCTGGCATATGCGCCGGGAGCATTGTTCACCCCGGCTGACCACAGACTGGAAGGAACTGCCCTTGGCCCGCTGCTGA
- a CDS encoding epoxyqueuosine reductase QueH yields the protein MPGNSNSHLEPVTARGDNSLLLHVCCGPCAIMPITRLQDEGYVVTAWFMNPNVQPLAEYLRRREAAGQCAERLGVEILYADAAWNITAWLRAVAGRDEPPARCAWCCESRVEAAFAEAASLGFASFSTSLLYSRYQPHEVIAAAGRRLAEKGGPGFVYRDFRTDWQAGIDRSKEWGLYRQPYCGCVYSEADRYRKQLERCKKTAAIH from the coding sequence ATGCCTGGAAATAGCAATTCGCACCTAGAGCCCGTAACGGCGCGCGGCGACAACAGCCTGCTGCTGCACGTCTGCTGCGGACCGTGCGCCATCATGCCCATTACCCGCCTGCAGGACGAGGGCTATGTGGTTACGGCCTGGTTCATGAATCCCAATGTGCAGCCGCTGGCCGAATATCTGCGCCGCCGCGAAGCCGCCGGGCAGTGCGCCGAGCGGCTGGGGGTGGAGATTCTGTACGCGGACGCGGCGTGGAATATTACGGCCTGGTTGCGCGCCGTGGCCGGGCGGGACGAACCGCCCGCGCGTTGCGCCTGGTGTTGTGAAAGCCGCGTGGAGGCCGCCTTTGCCGAGGCCGCCTCTCTGGGCTTCGCCAGCTTCAGCACCAGCCTGCTCTACTCCCGCTATCAACCGCACGAGGTTATTGCCGCGGCGGGCCGCCGCCTGGCGGAAAAAGGCGGTCCCGGCTTTGTCTACCGCGATTTCCGTACGGACTGGCAGGCGGGCATTGACCGCTCCAAGGAGTGGGGCCTGTACCGCCAGCCCTACTGCGGCTGCGTCTACAGCGAGGCGGACCGCTACCGCAAGCAGCTTGAGCGTTGTAAAAAAACGGCGGCGATTCACTGA
- a CDS encoding Lcl C-terminal domain-containing protein — translation MYPPLLETDQARCYNAAGKIMDCLGSAQDAAWPKHLMPAAKRFQVHGDVVLDTLSGALWTRNANPADFPLNWAEAHAVVADMAARKAYGCANWQLPPRRLLFSLLSHQHINPALPAGQPFANVFSGYYWTADTCRRLPEQAWHIHLGGGRVARVRKDEAALVWPVCLPEMEASAALSISPEGRFCAEGASVRDTLSGLIWSRNADPVGRPLTWEEALAAVDGLNREALDAATDWRMPNIRELESLMDLQADSPALSAGHPFTRVRDVYWSSTTSVYEARYAWALYTRDGMVGVGFKPDAGFCLWPVRS, via the coding sequence ATGTACCCCCCACTGCTGGAAACCGATCAGGCCCGCTGTTATAACGCCGCCGGAAAAATCATGGATTGCCTGGGTTCCGCCCAGGACGCCGCGTGGCCCAAACATCTTATGCCCGCTGCGAAGCGCTTTCAGGTTCACGGCGACGTGGTGCTGGACACGTTGAGCGGCGCGCTGTGGACCCGTAACGCCAATCCCGCCGACTTTCCCCTCAATTGGGCGGAAGCCCACGCCGTGGTGGCGGACATGGCGGCCCGCAAGGCATACGGCTGCGCCAACTGGCAGTTGCCGCCCCGGCGGCTGCTTTTTTCCCTGCTCAGCCATCAGCATATCAATCCGGCTCTGCCCGCCGGGCAGCCCTTCGCCAATGTTTTTTCCGGCTATTACTGGACCGCCGACACCTGCCGCCGTCTGCCGGAACAGGCCTGGCACATCCATCTGGGCGGGGGCCGGGTGGCCCGCGTCCGCAAGGATGAGGCGGCCCTGGTCTGGCCGGTCTGCCTGCCGGAAATGGAAGCCTCCGCCGCCCTTTCCATCTCACCTGAGGGACGCTTCTGCGCGGAAGGCGCTTCGGTGCGCGACACGCTCAGCGGCCTGATCTGGAGCCGGAACGCCGACCCCGTGGGCCGACCCCTGACCTGGGAAGAAGCCCTGGCGGCCGTGGACGGACTCAACCGCGAGGCGCTGGACGCGGCAACGGACTGGCGTATGCCCAATATCCGGGAACTGGAAAGCCTGATGGACCTTCAGGCCGATTCCCCGGCCCTGTCCGCCGGACATCCCTTTACCCGCGTGCGCGACGTCTACTGGTCTTCCACCACCAGCGTCTATGAAGCCCGCTACGCCTGGGCGCTCTACACCCGAGACGGCATGGTGGGCGTGGGCTTCAAACCTGACGCCGGTTTCTGTCTCTGGCCGGTGCGCAGCTGA
- a CDS encoding aconitase X has translation MDTGTMRLTDEEKGMLRGEQGEAVKEALAYQIEVGNFFKAERFVPIANAHVMADIELIGDGGLDFLRRLKGLGGRCAVDTTTNARCMDMRYAASLGQDSGEMAKEEEIMRLLEELRMIRIDSCINYQTYYQPTLGEHLAWGDTGTVIAANSIFGARANFESGNASLSAAITGRTPAYGFHLDACRRGTIAVRLEADMRDVADWGALGRLVGHPNQDYFAVPVFEGVRRRPTPDELKHLGCALASYGSMAMYHMVGVTPEARNREEAFGGREPQKTMTVTGEDLDRLYQSYSYLDGAENVVVFSGPQLSIFELRHLAELFQGRKVARGMHAFVTTNNSVMSNARRLGYAQTLEEAGVQLMEGVCFYLLQNLSNIRKMNGWINLISNSGKIVNTITAHRFNTVLRHTSQCVDIACTGELQ, from the coding sequence ATGGATACCGGAACAATGCGCTTGACGGATGAGGAAAAAGGCATGCTGCGCGGCGAACAGGGAGAGGCCGTCAAAGAGGCGCTGGCCTATCAGATTGAAGTGGGAAATTTTTTCAAGGCCGAACGGTTCGTGCCCATCGCCAATGCGCATGTCATGGCGGACATTGAGCTGATCGGCGACGGCGGGCTGGATTTCCTGCGGCGTTTGAAGGGGCTGGGTGGGCGTTGCGCGGTGGACACCACCACCAACGCCCGCTGCATGGACATGCGCTACGCCGCGAGTCTGGGGCAGGACAGCGGCGAAATGGCCAAGGAAGAGGAGATCATGCGCCTGCTGGAAGAACTGCGGATGATCCGTATTGATTCCTGCATCAATTATCAGACCTACTATCAGCCGACGCTGGGCGAGCACCTGGCCTGGGGCGACACGGGCACCGTCATTGCCGCCAATTCCATTTTCGGGGCGCGCGCCAACTTCGAATCCGGCAATGCCAGCCTTTCGGCGGCCATCACCGGGCGCACGCCCGCCTATGGTTTCCACCTGGACGCATGCCGACGCGGCACCATCGCGGTGCGGCTGGAAGCCGACATGCGGGATGTGGCGGACTGGGGCGCTCTGGGCAGGCTGGTGGGGCATCCCAACCAGGATTATTTCGCCGTGCCGGTCTTCGAGGGCGTGCGGCGGCGTCCCACGCCGGACGAACTCAAGCACCTGGGTTGCGCCTTGGCCAGTTACGGTTCCATGGCCATGTATCACATGGTCGGCGTCACGCCCGAGGCCCGCAACCGCGAGGAGGCCTTTGGCGGCCGGGAACCGCAGAAAACCATGACCGTCACCGGGGAAGACCTGGACAGGCTTTATCAGAGCTATTCCTATCTGGACGGCGCGGAAAATGTGGTCGTTTTCTCCGGCCCGCAACTTTCCATCTTTGAACTGCGCCACCTGGCGGAGCTTTTCCAGGGGCGCAAGGTGGCCAGAGGCATGCACGCTTTCGTGACCACCAACAACAGCGTCATGTCCAACGCCCGGCGTCTGGGCTACGCGCAGACTCTGGAAGAGGCGGGCGTACAGCTGATGGAAGGCGTCTGTTTTTACCTGCTGCAAAATCTGTCCAATATCAGAAAGATGAACGGCTGGATCAATCTGATTTCCAATTCCGGCAAGATCGTCAACACCATCACGGCCCACCGTTTCAACACCGTGCTGCGTCATACTTCGCAGTGCGTGGACATCGCCTGCACAGGAGAGCTGCAATGA